TTTAAATGGCAAAAATTATAGGAATTGACTTAGGAACTACTAACTCATGTGTTGCAATAATGGAAGGGGGATCAACTACTGTAATCCCTAACGCTGAAGGAGCAAGAACAACTCCATCTGTTGTAAGTATCAAAGATAATGGTGAAATTATTGTTGGAGAGATTGCTAAAAGACAAGCTATCACAAATCCTACATCAACTATTCTTTCAATCAAAACACATATGGGAAGCGACTATAAAGTTGATATTCACGGAAAACAATATACACCACAAGAGATTTCAGCTATGATATTAAAAAAATTAAAATCTGATGCTGAAGCTTATTTAGGAGAGAAAGTTACTGAAGCGGTTATTACTGTTCCAGCTTACTTTACAGATGCTCAAAGACAAGCTACAAAAGATGCCGGTGTTATAGCTGGATTAGACGTTAAAAGAATTATAAATGAGCCTACTGCTGCTGCACTAGCTTACGGACTTGAAAAAGCTGGAAAAGAAGAGAAAGTTTTAGTATTTGACCTTGGAGGAGGAACATTTGACGTTTCTATCCTTGAGATTGCTGACGGAGTTATTGAAGTTATATCAACTTCAGGAAACAACCATTTAGGTGGAGATAACTTTGACGATGCTGTTATCAAATATTTAGTTGAAGAGTTTAAAAAAGAAAGTGGAATAGATTTAGCTAATGATAAAATGGCATATCAAAGACTTAAAGATGCTGCAGAAAAAGCTAAAAAAGAGTTATCTACATTAATGGAAGCTCATATTTCTCTACCATTCATAACAATGGATGCAACTGGACCAAAGCATTTAGATATTAAATTAACTAGAGCTAAGTTCAATGATTTAACTAGAGATTTAGTTGAGGCTACTCAAGTACCTACAAAAGATGCATTAAAAGCTGCAGGATTAAATCCTTCAGATATCGATGAAATCTTATTAGTTGGAGGTTCTACAAGAATTCCTGCTGTTCAAGAGTGGGTTGAATCTTACTTTGGTAAAAAACCTAACAAAGGTATAAATCCAGACGAGGTTGTTGCTGAAGGAGCTGCTATTCAAGGTGGAGTATTAATGGGAGATGTTAAAGATGTATTACTTCTTGACGTTACTCCATTATCTTTAGGAATTGAAACTTTAGGTGGAGTATTCACAAAAATTATCGAAAGAAACACTACAATTCCTGTTAAAAAATCACAAGTATTCTCAACTGCTGTCGATAACCAACCAGCTGTTACAATAAATGTATTACAAGGTGAAAGAGCAAAAGCTGCTGATAACCATAAATTAGGAGAATTCAACTTAGAAGGAATTCCTGCTGCTCCTAGAGGAGTACCTCAAATCGAAGTTACATTTGATATTGATGCTAACGGAATCGTTCACGTTTCTGCAAAAGATTTAGGAACTGGAAAAGAAAGTACTGTAACTATCTCTGGTTCAACTAACCTTTCTGCTGATGAAATTGAAAGAATGAAAAAAGATGCTGAAGCTAATGAAGCTGAAGATAAAAAATTCAAAGAGTTAGTTGAAACAAGAAATAAAGCTG
Above is a genomic segment from Cetobacterium somerae ATCC BAA-474 containing:
- the dnaK gene encoding molecular chaperone DnaK, encoding MAKIIGIDLGTTNSCVAIMEGGSTTVIPNAEGARTTPSVVSIKDNGEIIVGEIAKRQAITNPTSTILSIKTHMGSDYKVDIHGKQYTPQEISAMILKKLKSDAEAYLGEKVTEAVITVPAYFTDAQRQATKDAGVIAGLDVKRIINEPTAAALAYGLEKAGKEEKVLVFDLGGGTFDVSILEIADGVIEVISTSGNNHLGGDNFDDAVIKYLVEEFKKESGIDLANDKMAYQRLKDAAEKAKKELSTLMEAHISLPFITMDATGPKHLDIKLTRAKFNDLTRDLVEATQVPTKDALKAAGLNPSDIDEILLVGGSTRIPAVQEWVESYFGKKPNKGINPDEVVAEGAAIQGGVLMGDVKDVLLLDVTPLSLGIETLGGVFTKIIERNTTIPVKKSQVFSTAVDNQPAVTINVLQGERAKAADNHKLGEFNLEGIPAAPRGVPQIEVTFDIDANGIVHVSAKDLGTGKESTVTISGSTNLSADEIERMKKDAEANEAEDKKFKELVETRNKADMLIASTEKSVKDYAEKVTEDEKKAIEAAIEELKSVKDGEDKEAIDAAIEKLSQAAHKLAEEIYKDAQAKQQGGAAPENNGTDDVADAEIVD